One Defluviitoga tunisiensis genomic window carries:
- a CDS encoding chromate transporter — MKELWELFKVFAQIGVLTFGGGYAMLPMIQEEIVDKRGWATDEEILDYYAIGQSTPGIISVNTATFIGYKRKGILGAIVATLGIVFPSIVIITVIAIFFDQFEHYQIVQHAFAGIRVAVAALILNAIISMWQKAIKDYLGIIIFLLSFSVVAFLDISPIWVVIISFLVGVIIKGKKVDSK, encoded by the coding sequence TTGAAAGAATTGTGGGAGCTATTTAAAGTTTTTGCTCAAATAGGTGTCCTAACATTTGGTGGAGGATATGCAATGCTTCCAATGATTCAAGAGGAAATTGTTGACAAAAGAGGTTGGGCAACAGACGAAGAGATCCTCGATTATTATGCAATAGGGCAAAGTACCCCTGGAATAATTTCAGTAAATACAGCAACCTTTATAGGATATAAAAGAAAGGGTATTTTGGGGGCTATTGTAGCCACTTTAGGAATAGTATTTCCATCTATTGTAATTATTACTGTTATTGCTATTTTTTTTGATCAATTTGAACATTATCAGATAGTTCAACATGCCTTTGCTGGAATTAGAGTAGCTGTTGCTGCACTTATATTAAATGCAATAATAAGCATGTGGCAAAAAGCTATAAAAGATTATTTGGGAATAATTATTTTTTTACTCTCCTTTTCTGTTGTTGCTTTTTTAGATATTTCTCCCATATGGGTAGTTATAATATCTTTTTTAGTTGGTGTAATAATTAAAGGTAAAAAGGTAGATTCAAAATGA
- a CDS encoding ABC transporter ATP-binding protein: MVELKNIRVVYNKSHTNEKQALDGLDLTIKKGEFVTIIGPNGAGKTTLLKILTGEVYPEEGEYILNNKNIRHTKPYKLFRNVGIVYQEPDRGVFPDLTIEENLILGSKKGNRLFSFGKYKGLELLKSLNMGLEDRLKTKVKELSGGQKQALSMILAAITYPDLLLLDEHTAALDPKNVDKVMDLTLKINNEMGITIIMVTHNMKIVEKYSKRIVEIKEGKVTKDFLYERPLSQIGSEKIKATL; this comes from the coding sequence ATGGTTGAACTTAAAAACATCAGAGTAGTCTATAATAAGAGCCACACAAATGAAAAACAGGCGTTAGATGGGTTAGATTTAACGATAAAAAAAGGAGAATTCGTTACAATAATAGGTCCAAATGGAGCAGGAAAAACTACGTTGTTAAAAATTTTAACTGGAGAAGTTTATCCTGAAGAAGGAGAATACATATTAAATAATAAGAATATTAGACACACTAAACCATATAAACTTTTTAGAAATGTTGGAATAGTATATCAAGAACCAGATAGAGGTGTATTTCCGGATTTAACTATAGAAGAGAACCTAATTTTAGGATCAAAAAAGGGAAATAGATTGTTCTCTTTTGGAAAGTATAAGGGATTGGAATTACTTAAATCTTTAAATATGGGTCTAGAAGATAGGTTAAAAACAAAGGTTAAAGAATTATCCGGTGGTCAAAAACAAGCACTTTCAATGATATTGGCTGCGATTACATATCCCGACCTTCTTTTATTGGATGAACATACCGCTGCTTTAGATCCCAAAAATGTTGACAAAGTTATGGACTTAACCTTAAAAATTAACAACGAAATGGGAATAACAATCATTATGGTAACACATAACATGAAAATAGTAGAAAAATATTCAAAAAGAATAGTAGAGATAAAAGAAGGAAAAGTTACCAAAGATTTTCTGTACGAAAGACCTTTATCTCAAATAGGATCAGAGAAGATAAAAGCCACTTTGTAA
- a CDS encoding UvrD-helicase domain-containing protein yields MGIKKVDIYKEIDNPNRNFFISASAGTGKTYLLTQYYLKILETNFPNSDIVDNILAVTFTNKAAAEMKNRIMDSVSKKSTKKPPSGYNEFEWSRYWNEIKINLSRSWIRTIDSFCSRIIRENNIAIGVDPNFIIISDFQKKREIDKAVYSALRVILELYEEKDTDWINFLPTKRKENIENQIKQIIAEKDRFKVTFKHILKEIGLKQLNKVLNKIISDWRLEMSRANVVEDFQLSDQTFSEIYQDILWLLKILSLIACEFFLGQTVDLFMYDFKALSEKVLEVFEDPFLLKKYQDKFKYIIVDEFQDTNYLQKEIFDKLHTNDNYFFYVGDRKQSIYRFRGADVSVFSKTLLDSEKSSEEVLLGELTINRRSHKGIIDYANFISENALFNKDNINLEDIDPLLLNTFIFNSGDKFSSEIPPKEDEIVPSLSGTDKKRIKYVTVYEDEYIKLNNVDDRIYHEVETIAKVIKKLLGQEIDFLMRKNGELCYERRKIEPKDIAILTRDLKNSEGTIREVFSKYNIPFYISGSKTFYNRPEIQAIFAAISCVQNPYNDYEFVRYMMSLLVGMSFQDLSKLVQYREGSLFETFEKIKDMFSDGIVNSYEVLKKYKDLKYYLTPSAIFKGIINENNYFLKLSLTKDPEVAISNVKKLMNDAENYNNIANSFSELVRYLKSATSFSEEEASIEDETSNSVKVMTIHKAKGLEFPIVILMGLHRNIQVTDTHDYIDVEFSLPDLNGNRYYILKNKKIEKIFQESDNWLLKWYKNNDFLELTEANRLIYVGITRAKDLLIPILVLGDGKGTLNTFFKIEKNDHIDIIDSRDIEIENTEELTSDEDNENIFKEVPQENLKDFRNLAYKQYIAPTYLIHEVKPSELQVTEDLEDSQINLSLTFEIDKLFSEQNLLKKGSELHKKLCSAQNLSHIRNMIELGELPRGFDKLEIIRKAFSPEPNKIIKNEWRLMKRTKYQDREYMLFGIPDKVIIQDGEIEILDFKFSDLNDPKKINDYNFQIQFYMYLLKDFGKPKAGYIVGIKKILEPIKIEYDYNFEEILSKTLKELN; encoded by the coding sequence ATGGGTATAAAAAAAGTTGATATATATAAAGAAATAGATAATCCTAACAGGAATTTTTTTATCTCTGCTTCAGCGGGAACTGGCAAAACTTATCTGTTGACACAATACTACCTTAAAATTTTAGAAACAAACTTTCCTAACTCTGATATAGTCGATAATATACTTGCAGTTACTTTCACAAATAAGGCTGCTGCAGAAATGAAAAACAGAATAATGGATTCAGTTTCAAAAAAATCTACAAAAAAGCCTCCTTCTGGATACAATGAATTTGAGTGGAGCAGATATTGGAATGAGATAAAAATAAATTTATCAAGGTCTTGGATTAGAACAATTGATAGTTTTTGTTCGCGTATAATACGGGAAAATAACATAGCAATTGGTGTAGACCCAAACTTTATTATTATTAGTGATTTTCAAAAGAAAAGAGAGATCGACAAAGCAGTTTATTCTGCCCTGAGGGTTATATTAGAACTCTATGAAGAGAAAGACACCGATTGGATAAACTTTTTACCTACGAAAAGAAAAGAGAATATAGAAAATCAAATAAAACAAATAATAGCAGAAAAAGATAGATTTAAGGTTACATTTAAACATATCTTAAAGGAAATAGGATTAAAGCAGTTAAATAAAGTCTTAAATAAGATAATAAGCGACTGGCGATTAGAAATGTCAAGAGCAAACGTAGTAGAAGATTTTCAACTTTCAGACCAAACATTTAGTGAGATATATCAAGATATCTTATGGTTGTTAAAAATATTATCACTCATAGCTTGTGAATTCTTTTTAGGTCAAACTGTTGATCTTTTCATGTATGATTTTAAAGCCCTTTCCGAAAAAGTATTAGAGGTATTTGAAGATCCGTTTTTACTTAAAAAATATCAAGATAAATTTAAATACATAATAGTAGATGAATTTCAAGATACTAATTACTTACAAAAAGAAATATTTGATAAACTTCATACAAATGACAATTATTTTTTCTATGTAGGTGACAGAAAACAATCAATTTATAGGTTTAGAGGAGCGGACGTTTCTGTTTTTTCTAAGACATTGCTTGATTCCGAAAAGTCATCTGAAGAAGTCCTTCTAGGAGAATTAACAATTAACAGGAGGTCTCATAAAGGAATAATAGATTACGCCAATTTTATTTCAGAAAATGCTTTGTTCAACAAAGATAACATCAATTTAGAAGATATAGACCCCTTATTGTTAAATACATTTATATTTAATAGTGGAGATAAATTTTCTTCTGAGATACCTCCTAAAGAAGATGAGATTGTACCTTCATTAAGTGGAACTGATAAAAAAAGAATTAAATATGTAACTGTTTATGAAGACGAATATATTAAGTTAAATAATGTTGATGATCGAATATATCATGAAGTTGAAACTATAGCAAAGGTAATAAAAAAATTATTAGGTCAAGAAATTGATTTTTTGATGAGAAAGAATGGTGAACTTTGTTATGAGAGAAGAAAAATTGAACCGAAGGATATAGCTATACTTACAAGAGATCTAAAAAACTCCGAAGGAACTATTAGAGAAGTTTTCTCAAAATATAACATCCCTTTTTATATATCGGGTAGTAAAACTTTTTACAATAGACCAGAGATTCAAGCAATTTTTGCTGCTATCAGTTGTGTTCAAAATCCATACAATGACTATGAATTTGTTAGGTATATGATGTCATTATTAGTCGGAATGAGCTTTCAAGATTTATCAAAATTGGTACAATATAGAGAAGGTTCGCTATTTGAAACATTTGAAAAAATAAAAGATATGTTTTCAGATGGAATAGTCAATAGCTATGAAGTTTTAAAAAAATATAAAGATCTAAAATATTATTTAACCCCATCAGCTATATTTAAAGGTATAATAAATGAAAACAACTACTTTTTAAAATTATCATTAACAAAAGATCCAGAAGTTGCAATATCTAACGTTAAAAAGCTAATGAACGATGCTGAAAATTATAACAACATTGCAAATTCCTTTTCAGAATTAGTTAGATATTTAAAAAGTGCAACTTCATTTTCAGAAGAAGAAGCCTCTATCGAAGATGAAACTTCTAATAGTGTGAAAGTAATGACAATTCATAAAGCAAAAGGGTTAGAATTTCCAATAGTTATATTGATGGGTTTACATAGAAATATTCAAGTTACCGATACTCATGATTATATTGATGTAGAATTTTCGCTACCAGATTTGAATGGAAACAGGTATTATATTTTAAAAAACAAAAAAATTGAAAAGATCTTTCAAGAAAGCGATAATTGGTTATTAAAGTGGTATAAAAACAATGATTTTCTAGAATTAACTGAGGCCAATAGACTTATTTATGTAGGAATAACCAGGGCAAAAGACTTGCTCATTCCTATTTTAGTTTTAGGTGATGGGAAAGGTACCCTAAATACTTTTTTTAAAATTGAAAAAAATGATCATATTGATATAATAGATAGCCGCGATATTGAAATTGAAAATACAGAAGAACTAACAAGCGATGAAGACAACGAAAATATTTTTAAAGAGGTTCCTCAAGAAAATCTAAAAGACTTTAGAAATTTGGCCTATAAACAGTATATAGCCCCAACTTATTTAATCCACGAAGTTAAGCCTTCAGAATTACAAGTTACAGAAGATTTGGAAGATAGTCAAATTAACCTATCTCTTACTTTCGAAATAGATAAGTTGTTCTCAGAGCAAAATCTTTTAAAAAAAGGCTCCGAATTACACAAAAAATTATGTAGTGCTCAGAATTTGAGCCATATACGAAATATGATCGAATTAGGTGAGTTGCCAAGAGGTTTTGATAAATTAGAAATAATTAGAAAAGCATTTTCACCTGAACCTAATAAAATTATAAAAAACGAATGGCGACTCATGAAAAGAACAAAATATCAAGACAGGGAATACATGCTTTTTGGAATTCCAGATAAAGTTATAATACAAGATGGAGAGATTGAGATACTAGATTTCAAATTTTCAGACCTAAATGATCCAAAAAAGATAAATGATTATAATTTTCAAATTCAATTTTATATGTATTTACTTAAAGATTTTGGTAAACCAAAAGCTGGATATATAGTTGGAATAAAAAAAATTTTGGAACCAATAAAGATAGAATACGACTATAATTTTGAAGAAATTCTCTCAAAGACCTTAAAAGAATTAAACTAA
- the cls gene encoding cardiolipin synthase: MYYIFSGKFEFWTLFVLIYAVIAIIVVILERKRPEKTISWLLVFAVFPLIGFAVYLFFGRNWKKSKLTSDIDLESSLTVTEEEIRRLEKVLGNVSDEYIQLINLLERTSRSPLYFGNDVTIFKDGKEKFRSFFQEIENAKETIHLEYYLVKGDDTGKKLKELLIKKANEGVKVKFIIDKIGARVRRSYIKDLEEAGVELALYTYFLSPLLKLINTQVNYRNHRKIAIIDSQIAYIGGLNIGDEYLGKGRLGYWRDVHLKVEGQAVNGLQKVFLEDFRKIKSIDGKKEFDLDTSKYYKNHEEKGDAILQIAVSGPESETPSIMQMIHKMITTAKDHIYISTPYFIPPESIMTALKIAALSGVKIKILFPGKLDHFMVYFASRTYLAELIKDNVDIYFYKKDRFTHSKFITIDSKISTVGSANIDIRSFDLNYEANVLIYDKEKTKELENIFLEDLKISTKLPQNYFEKIPWITKFTESFCRLFSNLL; this comes from the coding sequence ATGTATTATATTTTTTCCGGCAAATTTGAGTTTTGGACTTTATTTGTATTAATTTATGCTGTAATTGCAATAATTGTAGTAATCTTGGAGAGAAAAAGGCCAGAGAAAACGATAAGTTGGCTGTTAGTTTTTGCGGTCTTTCCTTTGATAGGTTTTGCGGTATACTTATTCTTTGGAAGAAATTGGAAAAAAAGTAAACTTACAAGTGATATAGATTTAGAGTCTAGTTTAACTGTAACAGAAGAAGAGATAAGAAGACTGGAAAAAGTTTTGGGAAATGTATCAGATGAATATATACAACTAATAAATCTTTTAGAAAGGACTTCAAGATCTCCCTTGTATTTTGGTAATGACGTCACTATTTTTAAAGATGGTAAAGAAAAATTCAGATCATTTTTTCAAGAAATAGAGAATGCTAAAGAAACGATACATTTAGAATACTACCTTGTTAAAGGAGATGACACAGGCAAAAAACTTAAAGAACTTCTTATAAAAAAAGCAAATGAAGGTGTAAAAGTAAAATTTATAATTGACAAAATAGGAGCAAGGGTAAGAAGAAGCTACATTAAAGATCTTGAAGAAGCTGGTGTAGAATTAGCTCTATATACTTATTTTCTATCTCCTTTATTAAAGTTAATTAATACTCAAGTAAACTACAGAAATCATCGAAAGATAGCTATAATTGATAGCCAAATTGCTTACATTGGTGGATTAAACATTGGTGATGAATATCTTGGCAAAGGAAGGTTAGGTTATTGGAGGGACGTACATTTAAAAGTTGAAGGCCAAGCGGTAAATGGACTCCAGAAAGTTTTCTTAGAAGATTTTCGAAAGATAAAGAGTATAGATGGAAAGAAAGAATTTGATTTAGATACATCCAAATACTATAAAAATCATGAAGAAAAAGGGGATGCTATTTTACAAATAGCTGTCAGTGGGCCAGAATCAGAAACTCCTTCCATAATGCAGATGATTCATAAAATGATTACCACTGCAAAAGATCATATTTATATTTCAACCCCCTATTTTATTCCTCCAGAAAGCATAATGACAGCTCTAAAAATAGCAGCTCTTTCAGGTGTGAAAATAAAAATATTATTTCCAGGTAAACTAGACCATTTTATGGTTTACTTTGCATCCAGAACATATTTAGCAGAATTGATAAAAGATAATGTCGATATCTATTTTTACAAAAAAGATAGATTCACTCATTCCAAATTCATAACAATTGATAGTAAAATCTCTACGGTAGGAAGTGCTAATATAGATATAAGGAGTTTTGATCTTAATTATGAGGCAAATGTATTGATCTATGATAAAGAAAAAACTAAAGAATTAGAAAATATATTTCTAGAAGATTTAAAGATAAGCACAAAGTTGCCTCAGAATTATTTTGAAAAAATACCTTGGATAACCAAGTTTACAGAGTCTTTTTGTAGATTATTTTCAAATCTTTTGTAA
- a CDS encoding TM0106 family RecB-like putative nuclease yields MDLLYYENFKNCGYFVPTYKRQGIYFNVNIEDINVQANYESINDGIVKITRLGNNFKKTYWLHIYAVYTYFKEKKVPIKRIVLETSNASYEVLPSDIILREKWIKKDFNDLKNVPKTHGPHCKFCKIKKTCHLEFLNNGDISVVPNFNQNLIKELKSMQLDPVLIVKSNQIDKMDRKFRKPLYNLKSLLEDKIIAVEPFNFPEDYIVFDVESYMRKDFLFGFLENDNYTPFFLGNNESKSVEKMISYLSNKDKPLLHYDKSDILALKKIANKYPKYKTIINNKIANSLDLYEVINENYTLPVVSYSLKDISKYFGYQWKTELNGFAVILEYRLYLKGDKRSLERIFKYNEEDCRATKLIVNRLDSLEKLE; encoded by the coding sequence ATGGATTTATTGTACTATGAAAATTTTAAAAATTGCGGATATTTTGTTCCTACTTATAAAAGGCAAGGGATCTATTTTAATGTAAATATTGAAGATATCAACGTTCAAGCTAATTACGAAAGTATAAACGATGGCATCGTGAAAATTACTAGATTGGGGAATAATTTCAAGAAAACTTATTGGTTACATATTTATGCAGTATACACATACTTTAAGGAAAAAAAAGTACCTATAAAAAGAATAGTGTTAGAAACCTCAAATGCTAGTTATGAAGTTCTCCCTAGCGATATTATATTGAGAGAGAAATGGATAAAAAAAGATTTTAATGATCTTAAAAATGTTCCAAAAACTCACGGACCACACTGCAAATTCTGTAAAATCAAAAAAACTTGTCACCTTGAATTCTTAAATAATGGTGACATTTCTGTTGTTCCAAATTTTAATCAAAATTTAATCAAAGAGTTAAAGTCTATGCAGTTGGATCCTGTTTTGATAGTAAAGAGCAATCAAATAGATAAAATGGATCGTAAATTCAGAAAACCTCTTTACAACCTTAAATCTTTATTAGAAGATAAGATTATTGCTGTAGAGCCCTTTAATTTTCCAGAAGATTACATAGTTTTTGATGTAGAAAGCTATATGAGAAAAGATTTTCTCTTTGGTTTTTTAGAAAATGACAACTATACACCTTTTTTCCTAGGCAACAATGAATCAAAAAGTGTAGAAAAAATGATATCTTATTTATCTAATAAAGATAAACCACTTTTACATTATGATAAAAGTGATATCCTAGCCTTAAAAAAGATAGCAAATAAATATCCAAAGTATAAGACAATTATTAATAATAAAATCGCTAATTCATTAGACTTATATGAGGTTATCAATGAGAATTATACATTGCCTGTAGTTTCTTACTCTTTAAAAGACATTAGCAAATATTTTGGATACCAATGGAAAACTGAGTTGAATGGATTTGCTGTAATTTTAGAATATAGACTGTATCTAAAAGGAGATAAACGATCTTTAGAAAGAATTTTTAAATACAATGAAGAAGATTGCAGAGCTACCAAATTGATAGTAAATAGACTAGATTCACTAGAAAAATTGGAGTGA
- a CDS encoding ABC transporter substrate-binding protein: MKRLVLTLLLVSLFTLTFAVVKVGITQIVEHPALNKIYEGIVDVLNSSGLDVEIEYQNAQNVFQNAIAIAKKLKTDVDIIVAIATPSAQAAATEIKDKPVVFSAVTDPISAGLIPKFGKNSGNVVGISDMVPVETHVKLIKTIFPNAKNLAVLYNPGEANSVFIAQETKKYGSQIGLNVIEITGTSANELVTSLHANANRIDVAYLSTDNLVASSSEILGQVFEKLAIPVVGGDIDIARNTSVLGFGFDYYQLGVETGQIVLDLINGKKPSEIESRIVSANALSFYINLDRAKKLNITIPQEFLEIADEVVGG; the protein is encoded by the coding sequence ATGAAAAGATTAGTGTTAACATTGCTTTTGGTAAGTTTATTCACATTAACTTTTGCTGTCGTTAAAGTTGGTATTACACAGATAGTAGAACATCCTGCTTTGAATAAAATCTATGAAGGAATAGTAGATGTGTTAAACAGTTCTGGGCTAGATGTAGAAATTGAATATCAGAATGCCCAAAATGTATTTCAGAATGCGATAGCCATAGCAAAAAAGCTCAAAACTGATGTAGACATAATTGTAGCAATAGCTACCCCTTCAGCACAAGCAGCAGCAACCGAAATAAAAGATAAACCAGTAGTGTTTAGTGCTGTAACAGATCCGATAAGTGCTGGATTGATACCAAAGTTTGGAAAAAATTCAGGGAATGTAGTTGGAATAAGTGATATGGTACCAGTAGAGACACATGTTAAACTTATTAAGACAATATTTCCAAACGCAAAAAATTTAGCAGTACTCTATAATCCAGGAGAAGCAAACTCTGTTTTTATAGCCCAAGAGACTAAAAAATATGGAAGTCAAATAGGTTTAAATGTTATCGAAATAACTGGGACTTCTGCAAATGAACTAGTTACATCACTTCATGCCAATGCAAATAGAATAGATGTAGCCTATTTATCTACTGATAATTTAGTTGCTTCTTCTTCTGAGATTCTGGGACAAGTATTTGAGAAGTTAGCTATACCCGTAGTTGGAGGGGATATTGATATAGCTAGAAATACGTCTGTTTTAGGTTTTGGATTTGATTACTATCAACTGGGGGTTGAGACCGGTCAGATTGTTCTAGACCTTATTAATGGAAAAAAACCATCGGAGATAGAATCGAGAATAGTTAGTGCAAATGCTTTATCTTTTTATATAAACTTAGATAGAGCAAAAAAGCTGAATATAACAATACCACAGGAGTTTTTAGAAATAGCTGATGAAGTAGTAGGAGGATAA
- a CDS encoding dTMP kinase gives MKKGELIVLESGTDASGKATQSDLLYNRLINEKETVLKVEFPNYKSESSSLIKMYLRGEFGEDAESVNPYASSTFFAVDRYATYNLELKQFYEEGGIIIADRYTTSNMIYQSSKFETKEEKDSFLDWLWDLEFNKFALPKPSLVIFLNIPPKISVELLKKRDKKVEGIGKKDIHEKNINYINKTYQNAMYVASKYNWNIINCLKDDGRLKTKEEIHEEVYNIYKNIINRR, from the coding sequence ATGAAAAAAGGTGAATTAATTGTACTAGAATCTGGTACAGATGCGAGCGGCAAAGCCACTCAATCTGATTTACTATATAATCGTCTTATTAATGAGAAAGAAACAGTATTGAAGGTAGAATTTCCTAATTATAAAAGTGAATCTTCAAGCTTAATAAAAATGTATCTTAGAGGTGAATTTGGAGAAGATGCCGAATCTGTTAATCCTTATGCATCCTCAACTTTTTTTGCAGTAGACAGGTATGCTACATATAATCTAGAATTAAAACAATTCTATGAAGAAGGTGGCATAATAATTGCTGACAGATACACAACCTCAAATATGATATATCAATCATCAAAATTTGAAACAAAAGAAGAAAAAGATAGTTTTTTAGACTGGCTGTGGGATTTAGAATTCAACAAATTTGCTTTACCAAAGCCTTCTTTGGTTATTTTTTTAAATATTCCCCCAAAAATAAGTGTTGAATTGTTAAAAAAAAGAGATAAAAAGGTTGAAGGAATCGGTAAAAAAGATATACATGAAAAAAACATTAATTATATAAACAAAACCTATCAAAATGCCATGTATGTGGCTTCTAAATATAATTGGAATATAATCAATTGTTTAAAAGATGACGGCCGACTAAAAACAAAAGAAGAAATACACGAAGAAGTATATAATATATACAAAAATATAATAAATAGAAGGTAA
- a CDS encoding ABC transporter permease, translating into MDLIGIIEQGLIASLAAIGVFISFRVVDLPDLTPDGSYVLGGAVSISLMYLGLPWILCLICGGILAGFFGILTASIHNKLGVNSLLASILIMTMLYSINIRVMNGPNISVPKEVAAQEEARYTEKTKLDDLLGIKPNTQMSEIETSKQSKKTISPFREKSGYNSTILIGVIVAVSVFSTIIFLRTEFGIALRGYGGNKEGIKNLGINPEIMSIVGLFLGNFYAGLAGSLFSMYGGFADVNMGQGVVVTSLAAVILGEIIFGRFHLFYNMLCPVIGAVVYQILLALAMRYGYTIGFQSSDMKLVTSLFIIIVIGLRRVELRKWLNLKTSE; encoded by the coding sequence ATGGATTTAATAGGTATTATAGAACAAGGACTTATAGCGTCGTTAGCTGCTATCGGAGTTTTTATTAGTTTTAGAGTTGTTGATTTACCAGACCTAACACCAGATGGGTCCTATGTACTAGGGGGAGCTGTTAGTATTTCACTAATGTATTTAGGATTACCATGGATTTTGTGCTTGATTTGTGGAGGCATACTTGCGGGATTTTTTGGTATATTAACTGCTTCCATACACAATAAATTAGGTGTAAATTCTTTACTGGCCAGTATTTTAATTATGACGATGCTTTACTCAATTAATATTAGAGTTATGAACGGGCCAAACATTTCAGTTCCAAAGGAAGTTGCAGCTCAAGAAGAGGCTCGATACACAGAAAAGACAAAATTAGATGACCTATTAGGAATAAAACCAAACACACAAATGTCTGAAATAGAAACGTCCAAACAATCAAAAAAAACTATTTCACCATTTAGAGAAAAGTCTGGATATAATTCAACAATACTGATAGGCGTAATAGTGGCAGTTTCAGTTTTTAGCACGATTATATTTCTTAGAACAGAATTTGGCATTGCATTAAGGGGATATGGAGGAAATAAGGAAGGAATAAAGAATCTAGGAATAAATCCAGAAATAATGAGCATAGTAGGGCTTTTTTTAGGGAATTTTTATGCGGGTTTAGCAGGTTCTTTATTCTCAATGTATGGAGGTTTTGCAGACGTAAATATGGGACAGGGAGTTGTAGTTACTTCATTAGCGGCAGTAATACTCGGGGAGATTATTTTTGGGAGATTTCATTTATTTTATAACATGTTGTGTCCTGTGATAGGTGCAGTTGTTTATCAAATACTGCTGGCTTTAGCAATGAGATATGGTTATACAATAGGTTTTCAATCCAGTGACATGAAGTTAGTTACCTCCCTGTTTATAATAATAGTAATAGGTTTAAGGAGGGTTGAATTAAGAAAATGGTTGAACTTAAAAACATCAGAGTAG
- a CDS encoding chromate transporter → MIYIKLFFVFFKIGLFSIGGGLATIPFLQELIDTYGWITSQELLDIIAISESTPGPIGINAATYVGYKTSGIMGGIIATLGIVAPSIIIISLIASYFRKVNEKPIVQNGFYTLRPAVIGLIGAAGFEVFKIALFNIDLFAQTHNFLNLFNIKAIILFGVILVLMKKVKLHPIVYIGLAAAVGIIFKY, encoded by the coding sequence ATGATTTATATAAAATTATTTTTTGTTTTTTTTAAAATAGGATTATTTTCTATTGGTGGTGGGCTAGCAACAATTCCTTTTCTACAAGAACTAATTGATACTTACGGATGGATTACATCTCAAGAATTACTAGATATTATAGCAATTTCCGAATCAACACCAGGTCCAATAGGTATTAATGCAGCGACTTATGTTGGGTATAAAACATCGGGCATAATGGGTGGAATAATAGCCACGTTAGGAATAGTTGCACCATCTATTATAATTATTTCATTAATAGCTAGTTATTTTAGGAAAGTAAATGAAAAACCTATAGTTCAAAATGGTTTTTATACTTTAAGGCCAGCAGTTATAGGATTAATAGGTGCAGCTGGATTTGAGGTTTTCAAAATAGCTCTTTTTAACATAGACTTATTCGCTCAAACACATAATTTTTTAAACTTATTTAATATCAAAGCTATAATCTTATTTGGAGTAATTTTGGTTTTAATGAAAAAGGTTAAGTTGCATCCCATTGTATATATTGGATTAGCAGCTGCAGTAGGAATAATATTTAAATACTAA